In a single window of the Anaerocolumna cellulosilytica genome:
- a CDS encoding DUF1294 domain-containing protein yields MIPSEIIKLVLLAYFTLMNAAAFIYMGLDKQRARKNQWRIKEKTLFITAILGGSLGAILGMQVFRHKTKHSAFRYGMPAILLLHIVLGLWGWQALL; encoded by the coding sequence ATGATACCCTCTGAAATAATTAAATTAGTACTACTGGCTTATTTCACTCTAATGAATGCAGCAGCCTTTATATATATGGGTTTAGATAAACAACGTGCGAGAAAGAACCAATGGAGAATAAAAGAGAAAACTTTATTTATAACTGCAATACTGGGAGGTAGCCTAGGAGCAATCCTTGGCATGCAAGTATTTAGACATAAAACGAAGCATTCGGCTTTTCGATATGGTATGCCTGCCATTTTATTGCTACATATAGTATTGGGGTTATGGGGATGGCAGGCATTATTATAG